A section of the Numida meleagris isolate 19003 breed g44 Domestic line unplaced genomic scaffold, NumMel1.0 unplaced_Scaffold1708, whole genome shotgun sequence genome encodes:
- the LOC110390671 gene encoding late histone H2A.2.2-like, with the protein MERPMGASSMSGTEGVCTVPEQKREPEATCSGEPSTGWEAKAKKSRSSRSSRAGLLFPVSRIDRQLRRGQFAERFGARAPVYLAAVLQWVTHKTMDMAGRISKKSNEQCISPCHLQMAVKNSSVLKHLLGSKPKHRGRAVPQSQRMASPSKKKTKRRKRSHRKQAAPAHATAAVTVK; encoded by the coding sequence ATGGAGAGACCTATGGGAGCAAGCAGCATGTCAGGAACAGAGGGGGTCTGCACTGTGCCTGAGCAGAAAAGGGAGCCTGAGGCGACGTGCTCTGGGGAGCCCTCTACGGGCTGGGAAGCGAAGGCCAAAAAGAGTCGCTCCTCCCGCTCCTCCCGGGCTGGCCTGCTCTTCCCTGTGAGCCGTATAGACAGGCAACTGCGCAGAGGCCAGTTTGCTGAGCGCTTTGGAGCCAGGGCCCCTGTCTacctggctgctgtgctgcagtgggtgACGCACAAAACCATGGACATGGCTGGGAGGATTTCAAAGAAGAGCAACGAACAGTGCATCTCTCCATGCCACTTGCAGATGGCTGTGAAGAACAGCTCTGTACTCAAACACCTTCTGGGAAGCAAGCCCAAGCACCGTGGCAGGGCTGTCCCACAAAGCCAGCGCATGGCCTCACCCTCCAAAAAGAAGAccaagaggaggaagagaagccaTAGGAAACAGGCTGCACCTGCCCatgccactgctgctgtgactgTCAAGTGA